A DNA window from Chitinibacter fontanus contains the following coding sequences:
- a CDS encoding glycosyl hydrolase family 18 protein, protein MRKVLILCAFFSLLALPVQAAKRVFAYYPFWVSYSQTKAMADLPLSRLDQLTYSFAVFDAQGQLQAGDAFADLNKPYTQADGTLLRGNYALLKSLKPHYPQLKTVLAVGGWNYSTHFSSVLADPVLRRTAVQSTLQFLQRHGFDGIEVDWRYPGGGGRDGNSAGPQDGENLLRFVAELRAAQPKLIIGVSAGMQPAQLEQVPWQKLAAQCDYVMLLATDLVGAWSPKTSHKSPLYMPEGKLSIDLAVDTLLGMGLPAKQLAVMIPSQGVSFNGVKAQNNGFGQPHGGVSMGSWDNAQTGPTGVFGQDEIAALKQGQGFVEYWDEVAQANYFYSPTRQQFISIETPRALAAKLAYVNQRDLLGLGLWEITSDASANSLLRQIEREIHPIRALQHDVDLWWQHHPAWVELALGALLALLLLLGVGSVVVAHRRRQQEQLQWLNVRQVKDLVEDLPVQLAQLMHLKQAAPAVFDTRWHDLHEASDRIAWQFNVLQPRAVELRVVEPPASFSAPADPQLAAPRVSPAPDISRVVAFSQFSQRLAEQRSLEKMLEVTMQFLANDPLVHATELLQLDEQLSASESHSAPPDYPAQQLNTELDDYQLKIQFHSQLTEADRSYFQSVLDQLHRVRHSLYELGRQPQLLSELYEIASRRDKLQFIRAEKGYSAIVAQDLRAPSYITLRLRAIRLYFDDSLLIQVHRSYLINPKKVRAAQKRGREGWCVLIADEVIPIARQYLPRIRQDFPHWFVQYDSVELARS, encoded by the coding sequence ATGCGCAAGGTACTCATTTTATGCGCGTTTTTTAGCCTGCTGGCGCTGCCCGTGCAGGCTGCTAAACGCGTGTTTGCTTATTATCCGTTTTGGGTTAGCTATAGCCAGACCAAGGCGATGGCTGATTTGCCGCTGTCTCGGCTCGATCAGCTAACCTATTCATTTGCAGTGTTTGACGCACAAGGCCAGCTACAGGCTGGTGATGCGTTTGCCGATCTTAATAAACCCTACACACAAGCCGATGGCACTTTGTTGCGAGGCAATTATGCCTTGCTTAAATCACTGAAGCCGCACTATCCACAGCTAAAAACCGTGTTGGCGGTGGGCGGCTGGAATTATTCCACCCATTTTTCGAGCGTATTGGCTGATCCGGTTTTACGGCGTACGGCGGTGCAATCGACGCTACAATTTTTACAACGGCATGGCTTCGATGGCATTGAGGTGGATTGGCGCTATCCGGGCGGCGGTGGCCGCGATGGCAATTCCGCGGGCCCGCAAGATGGCGAAAATCTATTGCGGTTTGTTGCCGAGCTACGTGCCGCGCAGCCCAAATTGATTATTGGCGTTAGCGCGGGGATGCAGCCTGCGCAACTCGAACAAGTTCCCTGGCAAAAACTGGCTGCGCAGTGTGATTATGTGATGCTGTTAGCTACTGATCTGGTCGGAGCTTGGAGCCCAAAAACTTCGCATAAATCCCCGTTGTATATGCCTGAAGGCAAATTAAGTATTGATCTAGCAGTGGATACCCTGCTGGGTATGGGGTTGCCTGCCAAACAATTGGCGGTGATGATTCCTAGTCAGGGGGTGAGTTTCAATGGCGTAAAAGCGCAGAATAATGGCTTTGGCCAGCCGCATGGCGGTGTGAGTATGGGCTCGTGGGATAACGCGCAAACCGGCCCAACCGGGGTGTTTGGGCAAGATGAAATAGCGGCGCTCAAGCAAGGCCAAGGTTTTGTGGAATATTGGGATGAGGTAGCGCAGGCCAACTATTTTTATAGCCCAACCCGGCAGCAATTTATCAGCATTGAAACCCCACGGGCCTTGGCTGCCAAATTGGCCTACGTCAACCAGCGCGATTTATTGGGGCTGGGTTTGTGGGAGATTACCAGTGATGCCAGTGCCAATAGTTTATTACGGCAAATTGAACGCGAAATCCATCCGATTCGCGCGTTGCAACATGACGTAGATTTATGGTGGCAACATCACCCCGCGTGGGTGGAGCTGGCTCTAGGCGCATTGCTGGCTTTGCTGCTACTGCTGGGGGTTGGCTCTGTCGTTGTGGCGCACCGCCGACGTCAACAAGAGCAATTGCAATGGCTCAATGTTCGGCAGGTGAAAGATCTCGTCGAAGATTTGCCGGTGCAATTAGCTCAGTTAATGCATCTTAAGCAAGCGGCCCCGGCGGTGTTTGATACTCGCTGGCATGATTTACACGAGGCCAGTGACCGGATCGCTTGGCAGTTCAATGTGCTACAACCCCGGGCGGTTGAACTGCGGGTTGTTGAGCCGCCAGCTTCCTTCTCGGCACCAGCCGATCCGCAGCTTGCCGCGCCACGTGTTTCTCCTGCGCCCGATATTAGTCGGGTCGTGGCATTTAGCCAGTTCAGTCAGCGCCTGGCCGAGCAGCGCAGCTTGGAAAAAATGCTGGAAGTGACCATGCAATTTTTAGCAAATGATCCGCTAGTGCATGCGACCGAGTTACTTCAGCTGGATGAGCAATTATCTGCATCTGAGTCACATTCAGCGCCACCGGATTATCCCGCGCAGCAGCTCAATACGGAGCTGGATGATTATCAGCTCAAAATCCAATTTCACTCGCAGCTCACCGAGGCTGATCGTAGTTATTTTCAGAGTGTGCTGGATCAGTTGCATCGAGTTAGGCATTCCTTGTATGAGCTAGGGCGCCAGCCACAATTGCTGTCCGAATTATATGAAATCGCCTCGCGGCGCGATAAATTGCAATTTATCCGCGCAGAAAAAGGTTATAGCGCCATTGTGGCGCAAGACCTCCGAGCGCCAAGCTATATCACTTTGCGCTTGCGGGCGATTCGTTTGTACTTTGATGACAGCTTATTAATTCAGGTACATCGCTCGTATTTGATCAACCCGAAAAAAGTTCGCGCGGCACAAAAACGCGGGCGCGAAGGCTGGTGCGTGTTGATTGCAGATGAAGTGATACCAATTGCCCGCCAGTATTTACCACGGATTCGGCAGGATTTTCCGCATTGGTTTGTGCAATACGATTCCGTTGAGCTGGCCCGCAGTTAA
- a CDS encoding phytanoyl-CoA dioxygenase family protein has translation MSITSFADFSDLNAIATAFGRDGVVVLRGFAPAEQVAAIRAEAMRQLELRLPPLELEAELGYPGAPKSSDEQGGATIRRLRGMAARDAVFLNWAGQHNLLQLIARLISSADITLTQAHHNSLMTKQPSFSSDTLWHRDVRYWRFARPELVSSWLALGDESPANGGLGFIAGSHLASFPDTAFDEREFLLPEHPAAAPWVSQAEFPTLVAGDVVLFDARTFHAASRNSTANTKYSLVFSYHARDNLPQLGSRSASLSGISWSIER, from the coding sequence GTGTCGATTACTTCTTTTGCCGATTTTAGCGATTTGAATGCAATTGCGACCGCGTTTGGCCGTGATGGTGTTGTGGTCTTGCGTGGGTTTGCACCAGCAGAACAAGTTGCGGCGATACGCGCCGAAGCGATGCGCCAGCTCGAATTGCGCTTGCCCCCCTTAGAGTTGGAGGCTGAATTGGGTTATCCCGGCGCCCCCAAATCAAGTGATGAGCAAGGCGGCGCCACAATTCGGCGTTTGCGTGGCATGGCCGCTCGCGATGCGGTGTTCCTGAATTGGGCAGGGCAGCATAATTTATTGCAATTGATAGCTCGATTGATCAGCAGTGCTGACATCACATTGACGCAGGCGCATCACAATAGTCTGATGACCAAACAGCCCAGTTTCAGTAGTGATACCTTGTGGCACCGAGATGTACGCTATTGGCGTTTTGCGCGGCCAGAGTTGGTTTCAAGCTGGTTGGCGCTGGGTGACGAATCGCCTGCCAATGGTGGATTGGGATTTATTGCAGGCTCGCACCTAGCGAGCTTTCCGGATACTGCGTTTGATGAGCGCGAGTTTTTGCTACCTGAGCATCCGGCAGCAGCACCGTGGGTGAGTCAAGCCGAGTTTCCTACCCTAGTAGCGGGTGATGTGGTGCTGTTTGATGCACGTACTTTTCATGCGGCTAGCCGAAATAGTACGGCCAACACCAAATACTCATTGGTCTTTAGTTATCATGCCCGTGACAATTTGCCACAGTTGGGCAGCCGTTCTGCCAGTCTGTCGGGCATTTCATGGTCAATCGAGCGATAA
- a CDS encoding ATP-binding protein, translated as MSEPRVTAAMFEAGQELASPKTKPSAWRNWMGRQADRWLWRWIGRRAPRWFERLLPASLLARFLLVMTLGVLASQLLGNLIWATYLKGKSEQEVRQASLHVAAGAISAIQYFHSLPLNYRQLVIEQMREMGGTRFFISANNAEVKLQSIDRNPLADVVLQAIHHDVIGRLPQLYALKVSFAWPDQLAVNNAGTFISELPDHWIKNTLLIQPRPAPILVIQAQIEPGQWLYLATLMPDPFFLENSDPLPPERWLLQFVTLLTVLLLSWVVARWITGPLAALSNAAEAFGKGESPILPETGSVEFVRTAQAFAAMRERIVRYLEDREKLFTAISHDLRTPITRLKLRTEMLDDDATRAEFHEDLDELDMMVKGALQSVRDSDIHENHTSISLDAMLGRMVRDARLAGHEVAFTRCGLRVQGKPLALKRAIGNLLDNALYYGRSAEISVFEGVGKRVIVIRDHGPGVPEEALETLFDPYVRLEHGRHSNSHGHGLGLGIARNIIQAHGGELLLSNHPEGGLQAMITLPGV; from the coding sequence ATGTCTGAGCCCCGTGTAACGGCGGCCATGTTTGAGGCCGGGCAGGAGCTAGCTAGCCCTAAAACCAAACCGTCAGCTTGGCGCAATTGGATGGGGCGGCAAGCTGATCGCTGGTTGTGGCGCTGGATTGGGCGCCGAGCGCCACGCTGGTTTGAGCGTTTACTTCCCGCCAGCTTGCTAGCACGTTTTCTGTTGGTGATGACACTGGGGGTATTAGCCTCTCAGCTACTAGGCAACTTGATTTGGGCGACATACCTCAAGGGAAAATCCGAGCAGGAAGTGCGGCAGGCATCATTGCATGTCGCTGCTGGCGCAATTAGCGCGATTCAGTACTTTCATAGCTTGCCGCTCAATTATCGCCAACTGGTGATCGAGCAAATGCGGGAAATGGGCGGGACGCGTTTTTTTATCAGCGCCAATAATGCCGAAGTAAAACTCCAGAGTATTGATCGCAATCCATTGGCAGATGTGGTCTTGCAGGCAATACATCATGATGTAATTGGGCGTTTGCCGCAGTTGTATGCCTTAAAAGTCAGTTTTGCCTGGCCGGATCAATTGGCAGTAAATAACGCCGGCACGTTCATTAGTGAGCTGCCCGATCATTGGATCAAAAACACCTTACTGATCCAGCCACGACCCGCGCCGATTCTAGTGATTCAGGCGCAAATTGAACCCGGGCAATGGCTGTATCTGGCGACGTTGATGCCAGACCCCTTCTTTCTGGAAAATAGCGATCCACTTCCGCCGGAGCGCTGGCTACTACAATTTGTGACCTTGCTAACCGTCTTACTGCTGAGCTGGGTGGTTGCTCGGTGGATTACGGGGCCGCTGGCTGCGCTATCGAATGCTGCCGAGGCGTTTGGTAAAGGCGAGTCGCCGATTCTGCCCGAAACCGGCAGCGTAGAATTTGTTCGCACCGCGCAGGCGTTTGCCGCGATGCGCGAGCGTATTGTGCGCTATCTGGAAGATCGCGAAAAACTCTTCACTGCGATCAGCCACGATTTGCGCACGCCGATTACGCGGCTGAAACTACGCACCGAAATGCTGGATGATGACGCGACGCGCGCCGAGTTTCACGAAGACCTCGACGAGCTCGATATGATGGTCAAAGGCGCGCTGCAAAGCGTGCGCGATAGCGATATTCACGAAAATCACACCTCGATTAGTCTGGATGCGATGCTCGGGCGGATGGTACGCGATGCGCGTTTAGCCGGGCATGAAGTGGCCTTTACCCGTTGTGGCTTGCGGGTGCAGGGCAAGCCGCTGGCGCTTAAACGTGCAATCGGCAATTTGCTGGATAATGCGCTGTATTATGGCCGCAGTGCGGAAATCAGTGTCTTTGAGGGGGTCGGCAAGCGTGTCATTGTGATACGTGACCACGGCCCGGGTGTACCGGAAGAAGCGCTGGAAACCTTGTTTGATCCTTATGTGCGATTGGAGCACGGCCGCCACAGTAATAGTCATGGTCACGGGCTGGGTCTTGGCATTGCTCGCAATATTATCCAGGCCCACGGTGGTGAGTTGTTGCTAAGTAACCACCCGGAAGGGGGTTTGCAAGCGATGATTACTTTGCCAGGTGTTTAA
- a CDS encoding response regulator, producing the protein MTRKILIVDDDQKTRMLLKAYLERNQYDVRLAHDGESFHQEFERFRDELSLVILDVMLPDTDGFVLCQAVRKQCNVPIIMLTASSDDTDRIVGLELGADDYIAKPYNPRELLARIKAIHRRAGLDNTNTGGRYYRFVGFTLDTVERTLQSPSGDSVKLTGLDFQLLKFFLEHPGQILDRSQLAEETRGRDIGPLDRSLDVQVSRLRQRLSDNGKQPSLIKTVRGAGYVLSAEVSLSNV; encoded by the coding sequence ATGACGCGGAAAATTCTGATCGTCGATGATGACCAAAAAACGCGCATGCTGCTCAAGGCCTACCTTGAGCGCAATCAGTATGATGTTCGGCTGGCGCATGATGGCGAGAGCTTTCATCAGGAGTTCGAGCGTTTTCGCGATGAGTTGAGCTTGGTGATTCTGGATGTCATGCTGCCCGATACTGATGGCTTTGTGCTCTGTCAGGCGGTACGCAAGCAATGCAATGTGCCTATCATTATGCTCACCGCCAGCTCGGATGATACCGATCGGATTGTGGGGCTGGAATTGGGCGCGGATGATTACATTGCCAAACCGTACAACCCACGCGAGCTGTTGGCGCGCATTAAAGCGATTCATCGGCGTGCTGGTTTGGATAACACCAATACCGGCGGGCGCTATTACCGCTTTGTGGGCTTTACGCTTGATACAGTTGAGCGCACCTTGCAGTCTCCGAGTGGCGACTCGGTCAAACTCACCGGGCTGGATTTCCAGCTGTTGAAGTTTTTCCTTGAGCATCCAGGGCAAATTCTCGATCGCAGCCAATTGGCCGAAGAAACCCGCGGCCGCGATATTGGCCCGCTGGACCGCTCGCTCGATGTGCAGGTGAGCCGTCTGCGCCAGCGCCTATCCGATAATGGCAAGCAGCCGAGTCTGATTAAAACCGTGCGCGGTGCGGGCTATGTGCTATCGGCTGAGGTGAGCCTGAGTAATGTCTGA
- a CDS encoding ABC transporter substrate-binding protein encodes MPSWWSKQQVFEYKAKITALGLLLCTQAYGAESVDVLHWWTSASERGAARFLQNKLLEDKIEWHDAAIPGGGGIGAMRVLKSRVLAGKQPSVAQLIGPAIAEWADLGLILELDNVAKANAWNKTLSPTVQQLLQHREHTVAAPLGVHRINNLYYNVKLFRQLGLAEPRTMDDFKRAALRLAAANITPLGQSTEAWQVATLFETLVLAEGGPSFYRDLFVNRSATAYLDPRFARALNRLRQMRAYTTFGNNKAVREQTWTEIAQQLANGQVGMVIMGDWFKGELLTMGQKLDSDFACTTVPNTQNYHLYSIDTFVMFTGDYTQQGVQEKMAQMMLSPAVQQGYNRIKGSVPVLRDLDRKAVAALDRCAASSWQTFNRGKQVQAPSLVHRMATDEKFKDAIVAQIQKFYLDDSISVSDNQQRMSAMVRALNIQEGNNE; translated from the coding sequence ATGCCATCTTGGTGGAGTAAACAACAGGTGTTTGAATACAAAGCAAAAATCACTGCCCTAGGCTTACTGTTGTGTACGCAGGCCTACGGTGCCGAATCGGTAGATGTCTTGCATTGGTGGACTTCCGCCAGTGAGCGCGGCGCGGCGCGTTTTTTGCAAAACAAACTGTTGGAAGACAAAATTGAATGGCATGACGCTGCAATCCCCGGTGGTGGTGGCATCGGCGCAATGCGAGTACTAAAAAGTCGCGTACTGGCAGGCAAGCAGCCGTCTGTGGCGCAGCTAATTGGCCCGGCCATTGCCGAATGGGCCGATTTAGGGCTGATCCTTGAGCTGGATAATGTGGCTAAAGCGAATGCCTGGAACAAAACGCTGTCACCTACGGTGCAGCAATTATTGCAGCATCGTGAGCATACCGTTGCGGCCCCTTTGGGGGTGCACCGGATTAATAATCTGTATTACAACGTCAAATTGTTTCGCCAGCTTGGTTTGGCTGAGCCGCGCACGATGGATGATTTCAAGCGCGCTGCACTGCGTTTAGCGGCCGCCAATATTACGCCATTAGGGCAGAGTACCGAAGCGTGGCAAGTGGCCACTTTGTTTGAAACGCTGGTGCTGGCCGAAGGTGGGCCCAGTTTTTATCGCGATTTATTTGTGAATCGTTCCGCCACTGCATATCTAGATCCACGTTTTGCCCGTGCGCTAAATCGGCTGCGCCAGATGCGTGCCTATACCACTTTTGGTAATAACAAAGCGGTGCGCGAGCAAACTTGGACCGAAATCGCCCAGCAATTGGCCAATGGTCAGGTTGGGATGGTGATTATGGGGGATTGGTTTAAAGGTGAATTGCTCACGATGGGGCAAAAACTTGATAGCGATTTTGCGTGTACTACCGTGCCCAATACGCAAAATTATCACCTCTATAGCATTGATACCTTTGTGATGTTTACTGGTGATTACACCCAGCAGGGCGTACAGGAGAAAATGGCGCAAATGATGCTGTCACCAGCGGTCCAACAAGGCTATAACCGCATCAAGGGTTCGGTGCCGGTGTTGCGTGATTTGGATCGTAAAGCAGTGGCGGCGCTCGATCGCTGTGCCGCTAGCTCATGGCAAACGTTTAACCGTGGTAAGCAGGTGCAAGCGCCTAGCCTGGTGCATCGCATGGCTACTGATGAAAAATTTAAAGACGCCATCGTGGCGCAAATCCAGAAGTTCTATCTCGATGACAGTATTAGCGTGTCTGACAATCAGCAGCGCATGTCGGCGATGGTTAGGGCGCTCAATATTCAAGAAGGAAATAATGAATGA
- a CDS encoding ABC transporter substrate-binding protein, with protein sequence MHNTLYQASVRTTLVAALLAASAAQAGTVTIESWRVDDKTLWEDVLIPAFQKKNPGIQVKFAPTAPTEYDSSLTARLTGGTAGDLITCRPFDKSLTLFKQGQLEKLDGKAGMENFPASAKVAWQTDDGKDTYCMPMASVIHGFFYNKKMFKELNLAVPKTQAEFFTVLEGLKKAGKTPIALGTADQWESNQIVFTSIGANYWKGEEGRKALIAGKAKFTDPQFVAAWDQMAKWGPYLSKGASAQTYADSQNLFAMGKAGIYPAGSWDIAYFNQQGLDFGAFPPPVAKAGDKCQISDHTDIGMGVNPKGKNKADAYKFLAWLGSQEFADLYTNKVTGFFSLSNHLISVKDPVAKQMIDWRKTCSSTIRLNAQIMNRGEPAMENELWNVSSQVLNGKMAPKDAAAKIQTGFAKWYKPQQK encoded by the coding sequence ATGCATAACACGCTTTACCAAGCATCAGTACGCACCACACTCGTTGCAGCACTCTTGGCCGCCAGCGCGGCACAAGCGGGCACCGTCACCATTGAATCTTGGCGCGTTGATGACAAAACGCTCTGGGAAGATGTCTTGATTCCCGCGTTCCAAAAGAAAAACCCTGGCATTCAGGTCAAATTCGCTCCGACCGCACCGACCGAATACGATTCATCGCTCACGGCACGCCTCACGGGTGGCACCGCTGGCGATCTGATCACCTGCCGCCCATTTGATAAATCGCTGACGCTGTTTAAACAAGGTCAGCTGGAAAAACTCGATGGCAAAGCCGGCATGGAAAACTTCCCAGCCTCAGCCAAAGTGGCTTGGCAAACGGATGACGGTAAAGACACCTACTGTATGCCGATGGCTTCGGTGATTCATGGTTTCTTTTATAACAAGAAAATGTTTAAAGAATTGAATCTGGCCGTACCAAAAACCCAAGCTGAATTCTTTACCGTACTGGAAGGCTTGAAAAAAGCGGGTAAAACGCCAATCGCGCTGGGCACAGCTGATCAGTGGGAATCAAATCAGATCGTATTCACTAGCATTGGTGCTAACTACTGGAAAGGCGAAGAAGGCCGTAAAGCGCTGATCGCCGGTAAAGCCAAATTTACCGACCCGCAATTTGTGGCCGCGTGGGACCAGATGGCCAAGTGGGGCCCGTATCTGAGTAAAGGCGCATCAGCCCAAACTTATGCCGATAGCCAAAACTTGTTCGCGATGGGCAAAGCCGGCATCTACCCAGCCGGCTCATGGGATATTGCTTATTTCAACCAGCAAGGCCTGGATTTCGGCGCCTTCCCACCCCCAGTGGCCAAAGCCGGCGACAAATGCCAGATTTCGGATCACACCGACATCGGCATGGGCGTAAATCCGAAAGGCAAAAACAAAGCCGACGCGTATAAATTCCTCGCGTGGCTCGGCTCACAAGAGTTTGCCGATCTGTATACCAACAAAGTCACCGGCTTCTTCTCATTGTCGAATCACCTAATTAGCGTGAAAGACCCTGTGGCCAAACAAATGATCGACTGGCGTAAAACCTGCAGCTCAACCATTCGCCTGAACGCGCAGATCATGAATCGCGGCGAGCCAGCGATGGAAAACGAGTTGTGGAATGTGAGCTCGCAAGTCTTGAACGGCAAAATGGCGCCAAAAGATGCCGCAGCCAAAATCCAGACTGGCTTTGCCAAATGGTATAAGCCACAACAAAAATAA
- a CDS encoding carbohydrate ABC transporter permease, which translates to MKRMPWHIAVFLAPAVLVYSVFSALPLLDTLRLGFYATTDTGSTHFAGLSNYLTILTDPAWSAAFWNAMWNNCKFFFIHLLIQNPIGLVLATLLSLKGLKGARHYRTLIFLPTLLSVVIIGFIWQLILSPLWGVSEGLMAKVGLGDYFAPWLGQESSALITLALISVWQFVGIPMMLIYAALLAVPEDIVEAAHVEGASAWRIFWEIKLPLILPTLGLVTILTFVGNFNAFDLIYSVKGAIAGPNYSTDILGTLFYRTFFGYQSQVGSPTMGAAVATLMFLVILAGVGTYFYFVQRKLTRYEL; encoded by the coding sequence ATGAAACGCATGCCATGGCATATTGCCGTCTTTCTCGCCCCAGCCGTGTTGGTGTATTCGGTGTTCAGCGCTTTGCCGCTGCTCGATACCCTGCGGCTGGGCTTTTACGCCACCACCGATACCGGCAGCACCCATTTTGCCGGGCTCAGTAATTACCTGACCATCCTCACCGATCCGGCCTGGTCGGCCGCGTTCTGGAATGCGATGTGGAATAACTGCAAGTTTTTCTTCATCCATTTGCTGATCCAAAACCCAATTGGCCTCGTGCTCGCCACGCTGCTCTCGCTCAAGGGCCTGAAAGGCGCGCGCCACTATCGCACGTTGATTTTCCTGCCGACACTCTTATCGGTGGTGATTATTGGCTTTATCTGGCAGCTGATTCTGTCGCCACTGTGGGGCGTGTCGGAAGGCTTGATGGCCAAGGTGGGCCTCGGGGATTATTTCGCGCCGTGGCTCGGGCAGGAAAGCAGCGCGCTGATTACGCTGGCGCTGATTTCGGTGTGGCAGTTTGTCGGGATTCCGATGATGCTGATTTACGCCGCGCTGCTGGCTGTGCCAGAAGACATCGTCGAGGCCGCACACGTCGAAGGCGCTTCGGCGTGGCGCATTTTCTGGGAAATCAAACTGCCGCTGATTTTACCGACGCTGGGCCTCGTCACCATCCTGACCTTTGTTGGTAACTTCAATGCCTTTGATCTGATTTACTCAGTCAAAGGCGCCATCGCCGGCCCGAACTACAGCACCGACATTCTCGGCACGCTGTTTTACCGCACCTTCTTTGGCTACCAAAGCCAGGTCGGCAGCCCAACCATGGGCGCGGCCGTGGCCACGCTAATGTTCTTGGTCATCCTCGCCGGGGTGGGAACGTATTTCTATTTCGTGCAGCGCAAGCTGACACGTTACGAGCTGTGA
- a CDS encoding carbohydrate ABC transporter permease, whose translation MKTHKITRPLSSAGVHLVLGGYTLLALFPILLILINAFKSRAGIFDDPLALPTAETFFLGGFEKVIAKSHFMLYFGNSLTVTLVSLALILLFGAMAAWALAEYKFRGNRLLALYLAIGIMVPIRLGTVSILELIVKFDLINTLTALILVYTAQGLPLAIMILSEFIAQIPKELKEAARCDGVGEFKIFFQIILPLIRPAVATVAVFTMIPVWNDLWFPLILAPGEETQTVTLGVQQFIGQYVTDWNSVLASLSLAVIPVLIMYMIFSRQLIRGLTSGAVK comes from the coding sequence ATGAAAACTCATAAAATCACCCGACCGCTCTCCAGTGCCGGCGTGCATCTGGTGCTGGGCGGCTACACGCTGTTGGCGCTGTTTCCGATCCTCCTGATTCTGATTAATGCCTTTAAAAGCCGCGCCGGCATTTTTGACGACCCGCTGGCGCTGCCGACGGCTGAAACGTTTTTCCTCGGTGGCTTTGAAAAGGTCATCGCCAAATCGCATTTCATGCTGTATTTCGGCAACAGCCTGACGGTCACACTGGTATCGCTGGCGCTGATTTTGCTGTTTGGCGCCATGGCCGCCTGGGCGCTGGCGGAATATAAATTCCGTGGCAATCGCCTGCTGGCGCTGTATCTGGCCATCGGCATTATGGTGCCGATTCGCTTGGGCACCGTGTCGATCCTCGAGCTGATTGTGAAGTTTGATCTGATCAACACCCTCACCGCGCTGATCTTGGTCTACACCGCGCAGGGCTTGCCGCTGGCGATCATGATTTTGAGCGAATTTATCGCCCAGATTCCGAAAGAGCTGAAAGAAGCGGCGCGCTGCGATGGCGTCGGTGAATTCAAGATTTTCTTCCAGATCATCTTGCCGCTGATTCGCCCTGCCGTTGCGACGGTGGCGGTGTTTACCATGATTCCGGTCTGGAATGATCTGTGGTTCCCGCTGATTCTGGCGCCGGGTGAAGAAACCCAAACCGTCACGCTGGGCGTGCAGCAGTTTATCGGGCAGTACGTTACTGACTGGAATTCGGTGCTGGCCAGCCTGAGCCTGGCGGTGATTCCGGTGCTGATTATGTACATGATCTTCTCGCGCCAACTGATCCGTGGCTTGACCTCGGGCGCGGTGAAATAA